Proteins encoded together in one Thermococcus barophilus MP window:
- the pgiA gene encoding glucose-6-phosphate isomerase translates to MYKEPFGVKLDFETGIIENAKKLVRKLSDMKGYFLDEQAWKELVEKEDPVVYEVYAIEQEEKDGDLNFATTVLYPGKVGKEFFFTKGHYHAKADRAEIYFALKGRGGMLLQTPEGKAKFIEMVPGTVVYVPPYWAHRTVNTGNEPFIFLAVYPADAGHDYGTIKEKGFSKIVVEEDGKVVVKDNPKWKE, encoded by the coding sequence ATGTACAAAGAGCCATTTGGTGTTAAACTTGATTTTGAAACGGGAATAATTGAAAATGCCAAAAAGCTGGTGAGAAAGCTGAGCGACATGAAGGGATATTTCCTTGATGAGCAGGCATGGAAAGAGCTCGTAGAGAAGGAAGACCCAGTTGTCTATGAGGTCTATGCAATTGAGCAGGAGGAAAAAGATGGGGATTTGAACTTTGCAACAACTGTTCTCTATCCAGGGAAGGTTGGAAAGGAATTCTTCTTCACAAAGGGTCACTATCATGCAAAGGCAGATAGGGCGGAAATATACTTCGCCTTGAAAGGAAGAGGTGGTATGCTCTTGCAGACACCTGAAGGAAAAGCGAAGTTTATTGAAATGGTGCCCGGGACAGTAGTTTACGTTCCACCCTACTGGGCTCACAGAACAGTTAATACTGGAAATGAGCCCTTCATATTCTTAGCTGTTTACCCAGCTGATGCTGGTCACGACTACGGAACGATAAAGGAGAAGGGTTTTTCAAAGATAGTCGTCGAAGAAGATGGGAAAGTAGTCGTTAAGGACAATCCAAAGTGGAAGGAGTAA